Genomic segment of Acidimicrobiales bacterium:
TGCACTGCCTTCAAGCCGGCCAGGTGAGCGATGGACAGCACCCGCTCCGGGGCTTCGTCGCGGAACACGCCCACCGGGATGGTCTCCCTCGGGAGCCGCTTGATGATGTCCCCGGCGATTTGGGGAGCGATCTGTCGTGGCGATGGTGCGAACACGAATCCCACCATGTCCGCGCCCATCGCCACCGCGAGAAGCGCGTCCTCCTCGGACGTCGTGCCGCACACCTTGACCAACATCAGCGTGCCGTCTTCTCCGACGTGCGCAACTCGCGTACGGCGCGCTCCGGATCCGGCGAGCGAACCAGAGACTCGCCAACGAGGACAGCGTCGAATCCCGCGTCCGCGAGCGGCTTCACATCGTCGGCCGACGCGACACCCGACTCCGCGACGCGTACGACACCGGCCGGCAGCACGCCGGCGACACGGACAGCACGCCGAGTGTCCACATCGAAAGTCACCAGGTCTCGCTGGTTGACGCCGACGAGGGTCGCACCCGTCTCGAGCGCCAAGCCGGCCTCCTCTTCGTCGTGTACTTCGACGAGCGCCTCGAGACCGACCGACCTGGCCACCGTGATGAGGTCAGCAAGTTCGGACGTCGACAGAGCCGCGACGATGAGCAGCACTGCGTCGGCACCCATGATGCGAGCATCGAGGACGTCGGAGGCGGACACGGTGAAGTCCTTGCGCAACACCGGCAACTCGACGGCGGCCCGGGCCTTCTTCAGGTCGTCGGCCGACCCGGAGAAGAACTCGACGTCGGTCAGAACCGAGAGTGCCGCGGCGCCTCCGCGCTCGTACGCTGCTGCCAGGGCGGCGGGGTCCAGGTCCGGGGCGAGCATGCCCTTGCTCGGGCTGGCTCGCTTGATCTCGGCGATGACCGATATGTCGTCGCCGGCGCGCAAATTCTTGGAAAACGGACGCGCCGCTGGGGCCGCCCGCGCCTGCTCGTACAAGTCGGCCAGATCCCTGCGATCGGCGGCGGCGCGGGCGCGATGCGCCGCCAAGATCCGGTCTAGGTACGTGGCCATGAGTATCCGAGCCTAGCTATAACA
This window contains:
- the trpC gene encoding indole-3-glycerol phosphate synthase TrpC translates to MATYLDRILAAHRARAAADRRDLADLYEQARAAPAARPFSKNLRAGDDISVIAEIKRASPSKGMLAPDLDPAALAAAYERGGAAALSVLTDVEFFSGSADDLKKARAAVELPVLRKDFTVSASDVLDARIMGADAVLLIVAALSTSELADLITVARSVGLEALVEVHDEEEAGLALETGATLVGVNQRDLVTFDVDTRRAVRVAGVLPAGVVRVAESGVASADDVKPLADAGFDAVLVGESLVRSPDPERAVRELRTSEKTAR